The Mucilaginibacter mallensis genome has a segment encoding these proteins:
- a CDS encoding NAD(P)H-dependent glycerol-3-phosphate dehydrogenase — MIKQKNKITVVGGGSWATANVKMLSDNVTEKEIFWWMRSTQAVEHIHKFGHNPNYLSSVDIKVPTANISTNLKELITPADFILLNVPAAFLKDALKGITPADLAGKKIVSAIKGIVPDENQIIGEFLNQHYNVSFDDFVVISGPCHAEEVALEKLSYLTIASRDIELAAEFAGMINTRYIKTNVSDDIYGTEYGAVLKNVYAIASGICHGIGYGDNFQSVLISNAIRELERFVDTVHPIDRDIKESAYLGDLMVTAYSQFSRNRTFGNMIGKGYTVRSAQLEMNMIAEGYYAVNCLHEVNKNYKVHMPICNAVYNILYQKHSPALEMKHLAEELS; from the coding sequence ATGATTAAGCAAAAAAATAAGATCACGGTTGTAGGCGGGGGCAGTTGGGCTACTGCTAATGTTAAAATGCTCTCGGACAATGTTACTGAGAAGGAGATTTTTTGGTGGATGCGCAGCACGCAAGCGGTTGAGCATATCCATAAATTCGGGCACAACCCTAATTACCTGAGCTCTGTTGATATTAAAGTACCCACAGCCAATATCTCAACCAATCTTAAAGAACTGATAACACCGGCAGATTTTATATTGCTGAATGTACCTGCCGCGTTCCTGAAAGATGCATTAAAAGGTATTACCCCTGCTGATCTGGCAGGCAAAAAAATAGTATCAGCCATAAAAGGTATAGTACCCGATGAAAACCAGATCATCGGCGAATTTTTAAACCAGCATTACAACGTATCATTTGATGATTTTGTAGTGATCAGCGGGCCATGCCATGCTGAAGAAGTGGCGCTTGAGAAATTATCTTATTTAACAATTGCCTCGCGCGATATTGAGCTGGCAGCTGAGTTTGCCGGGATGATAAATACCCGCTATATTAAAACCAATGTATCCGACGATATATATGGCACAGAGTACGGCGCTGTACTAAAAAATGTATACGCTATTGCCAGCGGCATATGCCACGGCATAGGTTATGGCGATAATTTTCAATCGGTATTAATATCAAACGCTATACGCGAGTTGGAACGCTTTGTTGATACCGTACATCCTATCGACAGGGATATAAAAGAATCGGCCTATCTGGGTGATCTAATGGTTACTGCTTACTCCCAGTTTAGCCGTAACCGTACCTTTGGCAACATGATAGGCAAGGGCTACACCGTTAGATCGGCGCAATTAGAAATGAACATGATAGCCGAAGGTTATTATGCTGTAAATTGCCTACACGAGGTAAACAAAAACTACAAAGTACACATGCCTATTTGCAACGCTGTATATAATATTCTGTACCAAAAACATTCCCCTGCATTAGAAATGAAACATTTAGCCGAAGAATTGAGTTAA
- a CDS encoding DUF3857 domain-containing protein: MRKFLNGLLLTVVLAGVVGTKGNCQDVIPKEFYTAAGIPDSLKEDANSIVRYSIDEVTIKGPGEAVVKHHSLITILNEKGDDEANIRYTYNKKYDTYSFIDVRAFDANGVQVKKYHKSDFYDYALIGGWDVANDERYLDLKHTVASYPTTIEVEYEEDISSFISLDNWYIQNIEQSVQNETYKVLAKPAIGFRYKYTNIKLNAEKGKADDYDTYTWQVKNLKAIKKEENVLMTSVIPFVSFGTNAFNCDGYPGNISTWQDYGKWVYGLNKDVCTLSPQRVAEIRKMTDTIKTDKEKAKFLYQYLQQNTRYVSVQLGIGGWKPFDANFVDTKKYGDCKALANYMYALLKAVNIPSYWAVVYAGFNGLSSDPAFPKNQFNHEILCIPFKNDTTWLDCTMTTRQFGQPGPFTENRNALLITEDGGKLVNTPKSKPEDNQFNSEVHVVLDADGGAKAQVKILSTGEYREEYIQMGYKKQDEQKDDLLNDLSMRQPSVFNFQYGNDKDGIKELDLNLEYDKLYDIASGDKQFYHTNIFELWNLTVPISEKRKSDYCFDFPRIKTCVTTIDLPVGFEVETLPANQHLKFTYGDYDIKFVYDAAKNQVVSTAKFNLANQVIPAAKYTEMQQYMDAIAKAQNKKLVIHRKA; this comes from the coding sequence ATGCGTAAATTTTTAAATGGCTTGTTGTTAACAGTTGTTCTGGCAGGTGTTGTTGGCACTAAGGGCAATTGCCAGGATGTTATTCCGAAGGAATTTTATACTGCCGCGGGTATACCCGATTCTTTAAAAGAGGATGCTAATTCAATTGTACGTTACTCAATTGACGAAGTAACCATAAAAGGGCCGGGCGAAGCAGTAGTTAAACACCATAGTCTGATTACCATTTTGAATGAAAAAGGCGATGACGAAGCTAACATACGATACACCTATAATAAAAAGTATGATACTTATAGTTTTATAGATGTGCGTGCCTTTGATGCAAATGGGGTGCAGGTAAAAAAGTATCACAAAAGCGACTTTTATGATTATGCACTCATAGGTGGTTGGGATGTAGCCAATGATGAGCGTTACCTCGACCTTAAGCATACTGTAGCAAGTTACCCAACAACAATTGAGGTGGAGTATGAAGAGGATATAAGTAGTTTTATAAGTCTGGATAATTGGTATATACAAAATATAGAGCAATCGGTACAAAATGAAACCTATAAGGTGCTGGCTAAACCGGCTATAGGCTTCAGGTATAAATACACTAACATTAAGCTTAACGCTGAGAAAGGCAAGGCTGATGATTATGATACCTACACTTGGCAGGTGAAAAATTTAAAGGCCATTAAAAAGGAGGAGAATGTTTTAATGACCTCAGTAATTCCCTTCGTTTCATTTGGCACAAATGCTTTTAATTGCGATGGTTATCCGGGCAATATAAGTACATGGCAGGATTATGGCAAATGGGTATATGGCTTAAATAAGGATGTTTGTACGCTAAGCCCGCAACGCGTAGCTGAAATAAGAAAAATGACCGATACCATTAAAACGGATAAAGAGAAAGCGAAGTTTTTATATCAGTATTTACAACAAAATACACGTTATGTAAGTGTACAATTAGGAATTGGGGGTTGGAAACCGTTTGATGCCAATTTTGTGGATACCAAAAAGTATGGTGATTGTAAAGCGCTGGCCAATTATATGTATGCTTTGTTAAAGGCTGTAAATATCCCGTCTTATTGGGCGGTGGTGTACGCTGGTTTTAACGGACTATCATCAGATCCTGCTTTTCCGAAAAATCAGTTTAACCATGAAATTTTGTGCATTCCATTTAAAAATGATACTACCTGGCTTGATTGCACCATGACTACCCGGCAATTTGGCCAGCCGGGGCCATTTACTGAAAACCGTAATGCGCTGCTGATTACAGAAGATGGCGGTAAACTGGTAAACACACCTAAGAGTAAACCCGAAGATAACCAGTTTAACAGCGAAGTGCACGTTGTGCTTGATGCTGATGGCGGGGCCAAAGCGCAGGTGAAAATTTTAAGCACAGGTGAGTACAGGGAAGAATACATCCAAATGGGATATAAAAAACAGGATGAGCAAAAGGATGATCTGTTAAATGATCTTAGCATGAGGCAGCCTTCAGTCTTTAATTTTCAATATGGTAATGATAAAGATGGAATTAAGGAATTAGACCTGAACCTGGAATATGACAAACTATATGATATTGCCTCCGGCGACAAACAGTTTTATCATACCAATATTTTTGAATTGTGGAATTTAACAGTACCTATATCAGAAAAAAGAAAAAGTGATTATTGCTTTGATTTTCCAAGGATAAAAACCTGCGTAACCACCATCGATCTGCCTGTTGGCTTTGAGGTAGAAACCTTGCCTGCTAACCAGCATCTGAAATTTACTTATGGTGATTATGACATAAAATTTGTTTATGATGCGGCTAAAAACCAAGTGGTCAGCACCGCTAAATTTAATTTAGCAAACCAGGTTATACCGGCTGCAAAATATACCGAAATGCAGCAATACATGGATGCCATTGCCAAAGCGCAAAATAAAAAGCTGGTAATACATCGCAAGGCGTAA
- the ruvC gene encoding crossover junction endodeoxyribonuclease RuvC, producing MQQINQKERIILGIDPGTSVMGYGLVKEVGSKVELISLGVVKMEKIDDHMLKLQRIFEKTVALIDNYHPDCLAIEAPFYGKNIQVMLKLGRAQGVCMAAALSRNITITEYAPRKIKQSITGNGNATKEQVANMLQTLLGFKETPEFLDATDGLAVAVCHSFQRVPVGKSGKVTSKKAYSGWETFVKDNTSRVAGIAKKAK from the coding sequence ATGCAGCAGATCAACCAAAAAGAGCGGATAATTTTAGGCATCGACCCGGGTACGTCGGTAATGGGTTATGGACTGGTGAAAGAAGTCGGCTCAAAAGTGGAACTGATCAGCCTGGGCGTGGTGAAGATGGAAAAGATAGACGATCACATGCTGAAGTTGCAGCGCATATTTGAAAAAACCGTTGCCCTTATTGATAACTATCACCCCGATTGCCTGGCAATTGAGGCGCCTTTTTACGGTAAAAACATCCAGGTAATGTTAAAGCTGGGCCGCGCGCAGGGCGTGTGTATGGCAGCTGCATTATCGCGCAATATTACTATTACCGAATACGCTCCCCGCAAAATAAAACAATCCATAACCGGTAATGGTAATGCCACAAAGGAACAGGTGGCAAACATGCTGCAAACTTTGCTTGGTTTTAAAGAAACCCCGGAGTTTTTGGATGCTACCGATGGTTTGGCAGTGGCCGTTTGCCATTCCTTTCAGCGCGTGCCCGTTGGTAAAAGCGGAAAGGTCACCAGTAAGAAAGCTTACTCAGGCTGGGAAACTTTTGTTAAGGATAACACCAGCAGGGTTGCCGGTATAGCTAAAAAGGCAAAATAA
- a CDS encoding DEAD/DEAH box helicase, whose translation MNPFIELGIRHDIVNAISELGFENPTPIQEQSIPVLLTGSNDFVGLAQTGTGKTAAFGLPLLELLDFEENYPQALILCPTRELCLQITNDLNNYSKNMPNVHVVAVYGGASISDQLRQIKRGVQIVVATPGRMLDIINRKAIDFSKVKFVVLDEADEMLNMGFQEDIDSILSTTPDEKKTWLFSATMPAEVRRIAKKYMTDPHELTMGTKNTGNANIEHEYYIIRARDKYAAFKRIVDFNPEIFGIVFCRTKIETQEIAESLIKDGYNADSLHGDLSQQQRDKVMKRYRDRSLQLLIATDVAARGIDVNDVTHVINYSLPDELENYTHRSGRTARAGKTGVSISIINGKELGKIRQIERVIGKKFIKAEIPTGFDVVEKQLFALVHKVHNVEVNEQQIEQYTPRIMEEFKELSKEDIIKRFASLEFNRFLEYYKNAPDLNAAVEERRPFEERGERGERGERAPRSGGKSEFTRLFINLGSVDEFNRGDLLGYICNNTKISGRTVGKIDVKGVYSFFEVANDDVEKVMTGFKGIDFKGREVRIEVSGEGTSSTRTGGERREGGYNRSGGGERREGGYNRSGGGERSGSGERREGGFNRERSNAGGSAGGGFRDFSGKRREDRPERRRRF comes from the coding sequence ATGAACCCATTTATTGAACTGGGAATCCGTCATGATATTGTTAATGCCATCTCTGAGTTAGGATTTGAAAATCCTACGCCAATCCAGGAACAGTCAATTCCGGTATTGTTAACAGGCAGCAACGATTTTGTCGGATTAGCCCAAACCGGGACCGGTAAGACTGCTGCCTTTGGACTGCCATTATTAGAACTACTGGATTTCGAAGAAAACTATCCGCAGGCACTTATATTGTGCCCAACGCGCGAACTTTGTTTACAAATTACTAATGATTTGAACAATTACTCCAAAAATATGCCCAACGTACACGTTGTTGCTGTTTATGGTGGAGCAAGTATTTCAGATCAATTACGCCAGATTAAACGCGGTGTGCAAATTGTTGTTGCTACACCCGGGCGTATGCTTGATATCATCAATCGTAAAGCGATTGATTTTTCGAAGGTTAAGTTTGTAGTTTTAGACGAAGCTGATGAAATGCTCAACATGGGCTTTCAGGAAGACATTGACAGTATTCTCTCTACTACGCCCGACGAGAAAAAAACATGGCTGTTTTCAGCCACCATGCCTGCCGAAGTTCGCAGGATCGCGAAAAAATACATGACCGATCCGCATGAGCTTACCATGGGCACAAAAAACACAGGTAATGCTAACATTGAGCACGAATATTACATCATCCGTGCCCGTGACAAGTATGCCGCTTTTAAACGTATTGTTGATTTTAACCCTGAAATTTTCGGTATTGTATTTTGCCGTACCAAAATTGAAACTCAGGAAATTGCTGAGTCATTAATTAAAGACGGTTACAATGCCGATTCTTTACATGGTGACTTATCACAACAACAACGTGATAAAGTAATGAAACGCTACCGCGACCGCAGCCTGCAATTATTAATTGCTACTGATGTTGCTGCACGTGGTATTGATGTTAATGATGTAACACACGTTATTAACTATTCATTACCTGATGAATTGGAGAATTACACCCACCGTAGCGGCCGTACAGCCCGTGCAGGTAAAACAGGTGTATCAATTTCTATCATCAACGGTAAGGAGCTTGGTAAAATCCGCCAGATAGAAAGAGTTATCGGCAAGAAATTTATTAAAGCTGAAATACCAACAGGATTTGACGTTGTTGAAAAACAATTGTTTGCCCTGGTACATAAAGTACACAATGTTGAAGTTAATGAGCAGCAAATTGAACAGTACACTCCACGTATAATGGAAGAGTTCAAAGAGCTGAGCAAGGAAGATATTATTAAACGCTTTGCATCATTAGAGTTTAACCGCTTTTTAGAATATTACAAAAACGCACCTGATTTGAACGCTGCCGTTGAAGAGCGCCGTCCGTTTGAAGAACGTGGTGAGCGTGGCGAACGCGGAGAACGTGCTCCACGCAGCGGTGGTAAATCAGAATTTACCCGTTTGTTTATAAACTTAGGTTCAGTTGATGAATTTAACCGTGGCGATTTGCTGGGTTACATTTGCAATAACACCAAAATAAGCGGCCGCACAGTTGGTAAAATTGATGTAAAGGGTGTTTACTCTTTCTTTGAAGTTGCCAATGATGATGTTGAGAAAGTAATGACCGGCTTTAAAGGTATTGATTTTAAAGGCCGCGAAGTTAGAATAGAAGTATCAGGCGAAGGTACCAGCAGCACCCGTACAGGTGGTGAACGTCGTGAAGGTGGCTACAACCGTTCAGGTGGTGGCGAACGTCGCGAAGGTGGCTATAACCGTTCAGGTGGTGGTGAAAGAAGCGGAAGCGGCGAACGTCGTGAAGGCGGCTTTAACCGTGAGCGCAGTAATGCAGGTGGTTCAGCTGGTGGTGGTTTCCGTGATTTTTCAGGCAAACGCCGTGAAGATCGCCCTGAACGCCGCAGAAGATTTTAG
- a CDS encoding DUF3857 domain-containing protein, whose product MNKIFALLALSIFTLFVKAQTPKAPTQTISTKESQLKKESLPVKEGQPYGKVDTADLELKSCDFEKDANAMVLFDKAEVSFDPYGEITFIRHKRIKIFNDKGKDQANINIPYIDGMHGVEAETINLNGNTIEYIPVDDKLIYKEKINKYHRSLILTFPGVKPGSIIELKYKWTIRSFLLPAWEFQSEIPTRYSELDITIAKENRIAIVFKISQDFSKKIDEDVIFRGRRTVRALSNIHSFKVEPYMTPIEDNLQRAQFKPYSFLWPAISKELIYDDDFGKQLNQKLNDEKAILAKIDSIKSEKLKVDSIFNIVKNRMVWDKKDRWFTNVGVQKAWDKKTGNSAEINLILYHLLVKAGIKAYPMVVSTPDNGIIDPDYPDLAQFNKVVVYIQRDSTKHYILDATGKYSIYNQIPYELLSSYGFLVAPKTGNNILFNIQCDTASAQLVFVNADIKSEGKMSGTADIVSNGYNKVNSLKLYDDLGEKKYIDNLTDADNNLKISSLKLENQHSDTLSLEQHINFDLNLSASDNNYIYFNPNLFTLFGTNPFLSEDRYSNIDFIFKNNVYISGVYKIPDGYKVDVLPQNQIMSTEDKGLIFKRIIGEQDGNVLVRYIISRKRTRYTKEEYHELYQFYKKMFEMLNEQIVLKKS is encoded by the coding sequence ATGAATAAGATTTTTGCGCTGTTAGCGCTAAGCATATTTACATTGTTTGTTAAGGCGCAAACCCCTAAAGCACCAACACAAACAATATCAACAAAAGAAAGCCAGTTAAAGAAGGAAAGCCTGCCGGTAAAGGAAGGCCAGCCATATGGCAAGGTAGATACCGCCGACCTTGAACTCAAAAGCTGTGATTTTGAAAAGGATGCCAATGCCATGGTGCTTTTTGATAAGGCTGAAGTATCATTTGACCCCTATGGCGAGATCACTTTTATACGCCATAAAAGGATCAAGATATTTAATGACAAGGGGAAAGACCAAGCCAATATAAACATACCCTATATTGACGGTATGCACGGTGTTGAGGCTGAGACAATAAATCTTAACGGCAATACTATAGAATATATCCCGGTTGATGATAAACTCATTTATAAGGAAAAGATTAACAAATACCACCGGTCGTTGATCCTTACATTCCCAGGCGTAAAGCCCGGGTCTATTATTGAACTGAAATATAAATGGACAATACGTTCCTTCCTTTTACCGGCATGGGAGTTTCAATCAGAAATTCCAACACGCTACTCGGAACTTGATATTACAATAGCTAAAGAAAATCGTATTGCTATAGTCTTTAAGATAAGCCAGGATTTCTCGAAGAAAATTGATGAGGATGTGATTTTTAGAGGCAGAAGAACAGTACGGGCGCTATCAAATATACATTCATTTAAAGTAGAGCCTTATATGACCCCTATTGAAGACAACTTGCAAAGGGCTCAATTTAAACCCTACAGCTTTCTTTGGCCAGCAATTAGTAAGGAACTGATATATGATGATGATTTTGGTAAACAACTAAACCAAAAGTTAAACGATGAAAAAGCGATACTAGCAAAGATTGATTCCATTAAGAGCGAAAAGCTTAAGGTAGATTCTATTTTTAATATAGTAAAAAACAGGATGGTATGGGATAAAAAAGACCGCTGGTTTACTAATGTAGGGGTGCAAAAGGCCTGGGATAAAAAGACCGGAAATTCTGCTGAAATTAACCTGATATTATACCATTTACTGGTAAAGGCAGGTATAAAAGCATATCCAATGGTTGTAAGCACCCCCGATAATGGTATTATTGACCCAGACTATCCTGACCTAGCGCAATTTAATAAGGTGGTGGTTTATATACAGCGGGATAGCACGAAACATTATATACTTGATGCTACAGGTAAATATAGCATATATAACCAAATACCTTATGAATTATTGAGCTCATATGGTTTTTTGGTAGCCCCTAAAACAGGTAATAATATATTATTTAATATTCAATGTGATACCGCATCAGCCCAATTGGTTTTTGTAAATGCTGATATAAAATCAGAAGGCAAAATGAGCGGAACGGCCGACATCGTAAGCAATGGTTATAACAAGGTAAATAGCCTGAAATTATATGACGACCTGGGCGAGAAGAAATATATTGATAATCTTACCGATGCTGATAACAACCTGAAAATATCATCGCTTAAACTGGAAAATCAGCATAGCGATACCTTGTCATTAGAGCAGCATATTAACTTCGATCTTAATTTATCAGCCTCTGATAATAACTACATTTATTTTAATCCTAATTTGTTTACCTTATTTGGTACTAATCCCTTTTTAAGCGAAGACAGGTATAGTAATATTGATTTTATTTTCAAAAATAATGTTTACATAAGCGGTGTATACAAAATACCTGATGGTTACAAAGTTGATGTTTTGCCACAAAACCAGATAATGAGTACAGAGGATAAAGGCCTGATTTTTAAAAGGATCATAGGTGAACAGGACGGGAATGTATTGGTGCGCTATATTATATCCAGAAAAAGGACCCGTTACACAAAGGAAGAATATCATGAATTGTACCAGTTCTATAAAAAAATGTTCGAAATGCTCAATGAGCAAATTGTATTGAAGAAGTCGTAG
- a CDS encoding DUF3857 domain-containing protein produces the protein MNKFFTLIALFAIAFSAKAQQVTPVYEPYGKVSNEDLAMKACDFDKDANAEILIRKGDQYYDQNLNIIMDYHERIKIFNDEGKDKANIRIEYYSIDNYEYITGIQAETINMVDGKQEITKLDKKLIYKQTVDKYRSVITFTMPNVKAGSIIEYKYTFNTASAENIPTWYFQDNVPIRYGEYMTNIPEWFFFSTQTHMHSMYTKRTSTNGTGNITIDHSPISYTSAIEDRVLVNEPALRDEPYMSSRNDNLECVLFNLTSFRPPYGFVQNFSETWAKVGEKLSANEDFGGQFKRKLTNEDAIIEKAKALKTDDEKIAYLFKEVQNDMKWNEEDDWYTNDGTCKAWDSKTGNSTEINLILYHLLKKSGVKALPMVVSTRKHGKVNPVFSYVYQFNRAVVYIPVDSTKSYILDASSKYNMYNEIPYNLLNSSGLYVNSDLKDYELVFLNKQAPVRTSIFITADIKPDGKVNGTAQLSSYSYGRIDGIKRYKTDGEKKYIDYLRDDDNNLKIASLKMDNMDVDTLPLMQSINFNLDLAGSDENYIYFNPNLFTSLHKNPFLSDTRTTDIDFGYLDNLTLNGMYKVPAGYKIDALPKNVSMTTPDNGITFRRFIAEQDGTIAVRYTISYKKSIYFKENYADFHEFFKKMYEMLNEQIVLKKS, from the coding sequence ATGAATAAATTTTTTACCCTGATTGCGTTATTTGCAATTGCCTTTTCTGCTAAAGCACAGCAAGTAACCCCCGTTTATGAGCCTTATGGCAAGGTTAGTAACGAAGACCTGGCGATGAAAGCCTGCGACTTTGACAAAGATGCTAATGCCGAGATCCTGATCCGCAAAGGTGACCAGTATTATGATCAGAATCTTAATATTATTATGGATTATCATGAACGTATTAAGATTTTCAATGATGAGGGAAAGGACAAGGCAAACATCAGGATAGAATATTATTCAATTGATAACTACGAATATATTACAGGCATACAGGCCGAAACTATAAACATGGTTGATGGCAAACAGGAAATTACCAAACTGGATAAGAAACTGATATATAAACAAACAGTTGATAAGTACAGGAGTGTTATAACCTTTACTATGCCTAACGTTAAGGCAGGTTCAATTATTGAATATAAGTATACCTTTAATACAGCCTCGGCTGAAAATATACCTACATGGTATTTCCAGGACAATGTACCCATCAGGTATGGAGAATATATGACTAATATTCCTGAATGGTTTTTCTTCTCAACGCAAACACATATGCACTCCATGTATACAAAACGTACCAGCACAAATGGTACCGGGAACATAACGATTGATCATAGCCCAATCTCCTACACGTCGGCAATAGAAGACAGGGTACTGGTTAATGAACCGGCCCTGCGTGATGAGCCCTATATGAGCTCAAGAAATGATAACCTGGAATGCGTGCTCTTTAACCTCACATCATTCAGGCCACCCTACGGATTTGTTCAGAATTTTTCTGAAACGTGGGCAAAAGTTGGTGAAAAGCTTAGCGCGAACGAGGATTTTGGTGGTCAGTTTAAAAGAAAATTAACAAACGAGGATGCGATAATTGAAAAGGCCAAAGCACTTAAAACTGACGATGAAAAGATAGCCTATCTTTTTAAGGAAGTGCAAAATGATATGAAGTGGAACGAAGAGGATGATTGGTATACCAATGATGGCACTTGCAAAGCGTGGGATAGCAAAACAGGTAATTCAACCGAAATTAACCTAATACTATACCATTTGCTTAAAAAGTCGGGCGTTAAGGCCTTGCCAATGGTTGTAAGTACGCGTAAACACGGCAAGGTAAACCCGGTTTTCTCTTATGTATACCAATTTAACCGTGCTGTAGTATATATACCTGTTGATAGTACTAAAAGCTACATACTTGATGCCAGTAGCAAGTATAATATGTATAATGAAATTCCTTATAATCTTCTGAATTCATCGGGCTTATATGTAAACAGCGATCTGAAAGATTATGAACTGGTTTTCCTGAATAAACAAGCACCTGTACGCACATCGATATTTATAACTGCCGATATAAAACCTGATGGGAAAGTAAATGGCACAGCGCAATTAAGCAGTTATAGCTATGGCCGTATAGATGGTATTAAACGCTATAAAACAGATGGGGAGAAAAAATATATCGACTATTTAAGGGATGATGATAATAATTTAAAAATAGCATCACTTAAAATGGATAATATGGATGTTGATACCTTGCCATTGATGCAGAGTATTAATTTTAATCTTGACCTTGCCGGCTCTGATGAAAACTACATTTATTTTAATCCAAACCTGTTTACATCGTTACATAAAAATCCTTTTTTAAGCGATACGCGCACCACTGATATTGATTTTGGCTACCTGGATAATCTTACACTTAACGGTATGTATAAAGTGCCGGCAGGTTATAAGATTGATGCCTTGCCTAAAAACGTCAGCATGACCACGCCCGATAATGGAATTACCTTCAGGCGCTTTATAGCTGAACAGGATGGCACCATAGCTGTGCGCTATACCATAAGTTATAAAAAGAGCATCTATTTTAAAGAGAATTATGCCGATTTTCATGAGTTTTTTAAGAAGATGTATGAAATGCTGAATGAACAAATAGTGCTTAAAAAATCCTGA
- the aat gene encoding leucyl/phenylalanyl-tRNA--protein transferase, translating into MIFRLDERLLFPEPALAEEDGLLAVGGDLSTKRLLLAYQNGIFPWYSDDSPILWYSPHERFVLFPDELKVSKSMRQVLRSGKFTISMNKAFSDVIEACSVVERIGQDGTWITEDMKAAYKQLHAEDYAHSVEVWEQGSLVGGFYGVQVGHVFCGESMFSRVSNASKTALIWLCNSGLYKLIDCQVHTEHLESMGARMIPREEYMALLRGNG; encoded by the coding sequence ATGATATTCAGGCTTGATGAACGTTTACTATTTCCGGAACCTGCTTTGGCCGAGGAAGATGGCTTGCTGGCTGTTGGCGGCGACTTGTCGACCAAACGTTTGCTGCTGGCTTATCAAAATGGTATATTCCCCTGGTATAGCGATGATTCGCCTATACTATGGTATTCGCCGCATGAAAGGTTTGTGCTTTTTCCGGATGAACTGAAGGTTTCAAAAAGTATGCGGCAAGTGCTGCGGTCGGGTAAATTCACCATCAGCATGAATAAAGCTTTCAGCGATGTTATTGAAGCCTGCTCCGTTGTTGAACGTATAGGGCAGGATGGCACCTGGATCACCGAAGATATGAAAGCCGCCTACAAGCAATTACATGCCGAAGACTATGCGCATTCAGTTGAAGTTTGGGAACAGGGGAGTTTGGTCGGCGGTTTTTATGGTGTACAGGTTGGTCATGTTTTTTGTGGTGAGAGTATGTTTAGTCGCGTTAGCAATGCATCAAAAACCGCGCTGATATGGTTATGTAATAGTGGCTTATATAAATTAATCGATTGTCAGGTGCATACTGAGCACCTGGAATCAATGGGTGCAAGGATGATACCCCGTGAAGAATATATGGCTTTGCTGCGTGGGAATGGTTAA